A single Cyclopterus lumpus isolate fCycLum1 chromosome 3, fCycLum1.pri, whole genome shotgun sequence DNA region contains:
- the LOC117748319 gene encoding fibronectin type III and SPRY domain-containing protein 2 yields the protein MDLYEIRGGSLDVIAEEAEHQVMSTMAGGGGRATRGVSTFQRFSVDTNESLCFEPCEDSLPSPTGAEDRLDDVFKEGETESEIVTIKNRLQGKVAEMENFASHLEEIFLTVEENFGRQEQHLEQHYNDVLQTLSQRYDDRAVGLEEEKKGKLEALYKQLLACGQAMDASKELIETAQEVYREQDKRLFFKAVMPTIKRIEEFAKEQVDLTLSTSLEFNTPRADLSDVKTMMDSINVVPAPSAPVINPQTPNSATQTSLRVCWSLFSDDTVEYYELYYRPVLEDTPADSRCAPLVSKVQVKETHCAVTDLLPNAQYELWVTATNTTGISPASEKTLYMTVPSPPVIKQRECTSCPEAALIRWESGNTNPVDSYTVELSEMGTDCTESGIAESVVAVPTCQCLIQLQTGRRYLISVRAVNIGGPSCGSEVITVSTTGTFFYLLEDTAHPCLSISEDGFTMFYGDEELPISAMALDDNNTFTRCVAVLGDLIPVRGRHYWEVEVDDETEFRIGVASEDTERNSYLGANNTSWCMRHILTPARHKYEFLHNGLSPDLRITVNPVRIGVALDYERGTLSFFNVDLEQHLHTFQCHFRNYVHPCFGLDNPGVLTVHNSIEAPEYSFV from the exons ATGGACTTGTATGAGATCAGAGGAGGCAGTCTGGATGTGATTGCAGAGGAAGCTGAGCACCAGGTGATGAGCACCATGGCAGGCGGGGGAGGGAGGGCGACCCGAGGAGTTTCCACCTTCCAGAGGTTTTCTGTGGACACCAACGAGTCCCTTTGTTTTGAGCCCTGTGAGGACAGCCTTCCATCTCCCACTGGGGCAGAAGACAGACTTGATGATGTGTTTAAAGAGGGAGAAACTGAG AGTGAGATTGTAACAATCAAGAATCGTCTGCAAGGGAAGGTCGCTGAGATGGAGAACTTTGCAAGTCATCTGGAGGAGATCTTTCTCACTGTGGAG GAGAACTTTGGCCGTCAGGAGCAGCACTTGGAGCAGCACTACAACGACGTGCTGCAGACATTGTCTCAGCGCTATGACGACAGGGCGGtgggcctggaggaggagaagaagggcaAGCTGGAGGCCCTGTACAAGCAGCTGCTGGCTTGTGGTCAGGCGATGGACGCCTCCAAGGAGCTCATTGAGACGGCTCAGGAGGTCTACCGCGAGCAGGACAAGAGGCTTTTCTTCAAG GCAGTTATGCCCACCATCAAAAG AATCGAGGAGTTTGCCAAAGAGCAGGTTGACCTCACGCTGTCGACAAGTCTTGAGTTTAACACGCCACGTGCTGACCTGTCGGATGTCAAAACCATGATGGACTCCATCAACGTTGTCCCAG CGCCGTCTGCCCCGGTAATCAACCCCCAGACGCCCAACTCTGCCACCCAGACGTCCCTGCGTGTGTGCTGGAGCTTGTTCTCCGACGACACGGTGGAGTACTATGAGCTTTACTACAGACCGGTGCTGGAGGACACGCCAGCTGACAGCCGCTGTGCACCACTCG tgAGCAAGGTCCAAGTGAAGGAGACCCACTGCGCCGTGACAGATCTGCTGCCGAATGCTCAGTATGAACTGTGGGTGACTGCGACCAACACCACAGGCATCAGCCCAGCGAGCGAGAAGACCTTATACATGACAG TGCCGTCGCCTCCAGTGATCAAGCAGAGGGAGTGTACGAGCTGCCCAGAGGCTGCTCTGATCCGCTGGGAGTCCGGCAACACCAACCCTGTCGACTCGTACACTGTGGAGCTCAGTGAGATGGGCACTGACTGCACAGAGAGCGGCATCGCTGA GTCTGTTGTAGCCGTGCCCACCTGTCAGTGTCTGATCCAGTTGCAAACAGGACGCCGTTACCTCATCTCTGTGAGAGCAGTCAACATCGGTGGGCCGAGCTGCGGGAGTGAAGTTATTACTGTGTCCACAACAG GAACATTCTTCTACCTCCTGGAGGACACCGCCCATCCTTGCCTGTCCATCTCTGAAGATGGCTTCACTATGTTTTATGGAGACGAGGAGCTGCCAATCAGCGCCATGGCCTTAGATGACAACAACACTTTTACCAG GTGTGTTGCTGTGCTGGGGGATCTGATCCCAGTGAGAGGCCGGCATTACTGGGAAGTCGAGGTGGACGATGAGACGGAATTTAGGATTGGAGTTGCGTCCGAGGACACGGAGAGGAACTCGTACCTCGGTGCCAACAACACCTCCTGGTGCATGagacacattctcactccagcCAG gCATAAATATGAGTTTCTGCACAATGGCTTGAGCCCAGACCTGAGGATTACAGTGAATCCAGTGCGGATAGGAGTGGCACTGGACTACGAGAGGGGGactctctccttttttaatgtggATCTGGAACAACACCTCCACACCTTCCAATGTCACTTCCGAAATTATGTCCATCCTTGCTTCGGCCTGGATAACCCCGGAGTGCTTACTGTACACAACAGCATCGAGGCCCCTGAGTATTCATTCGTCTAA